The DNA region CTGATTTTGGTGTCTAATTTTCTGTACAGATACCAaaattattccttttttttttaaacctttaagAAATAAAGCCATGAGTCTCTATAATCTTGTGTGCATGCGCCGAACATGCATGCAGCCTGCTGCAGTTGCtcctgcttgttttgttttttttatatatatattttgacgTACTAAGTATTTTCATACCTCTTTTTCTTCCTTACAGTTCTCTCTGTTATATATCAAGGCGATtgtaacgttttttttttcatttagaaaaagATAAAATTGTCAGTGAATAAGCACAATAATGAGACATTTGATGTCATTTGTCTTCCTTGACAAGCACTTGTTATTGATACCAGTCTGAGGTTTGATACCAAGCCCTGCTATTCAGTTATGAAATGTTATTGATTCCCTAGAAACCCCTTGGTCTGTATACCACCGAGTTAAACCACTTCCTTCACTTCAAAGCCAGCCAGTGACTGTGGGTAAAAAAAGGACCAGCAGTTGtatgttggggggggggggggcgaagCCGGCCAAGAAGGGCGAAGTCTGTTAAATTTTAGAAGAGagtcaaaatggctgacaaagACAACGGTGGGGGCAGGCAGCGCTATTTCAGTCCCTACAGCTGTCTTGTTTTATGGTCTTTGACAGAGCTTGGGCTGTGTCTCCCTCTGTCACCTTCAAGCACATACTTGAAGTGACTCCTCTGCTGCTTGCGCCCGTCTTCACAGAGCAATGAATTTTTGCTTCTCCGCAAATAACTCTGATTTTATGTAATCAGCGGCAGCATCTTGTGTCagataaaatatataaacacccagaaaatataagaaaagaCAAATTTGACCTATAAATAAGTAAAGTATCGGTCCACACTGGTGCAGCGTCCTGATACATACCTTAGCTGTACAGTGGCGTGATTGATGGCAGCCTATGGAGCTCATATATGGAGTTCAGTGGGTGGGCCTGTGTCTTCCTGTCCTACAGCAACTATACTGGGAACCTCAAGATGCAACCCAAATTAGTGCACCCATGGTGGGAAAGCTGCTTATTTAGGCCAGTCCTCATTTGATGTTTCCCATCACAGATGCGACCTATTGTCACAGAAACAGGTCCTCCTGTTACAGAGAGATTAATATTTGATATTTGCTTCCCTGGCTATGGAACGTATTTCCCAATATCtaaactttttgttgttgttattccaTCTGTGTGTGGCATTTCCCACGTCTACCAGTGCACAAAGCTACAAGGCATCATGAGAAACAAACCAGCTGGCTGCCTtgaggagtttttttttcctttttttacaacacacaacacacaatttGAAAGTCAGACAAACAGTATTTCCACAGAGCATTTCCTGCCACCTGTGTCTGTATCACAGGACTGTTTACATTTCTGATTACTGCAAGGTCAGTGTCTATAGCGGCCGAGTAGTCGCGTGTCATTGCTGGATCCAGATCAGCGTCCATCAGCCAACTGTTTTCAAGTTTCATGACTGTTTATAAACCCTGCTGGCCACTACTGATCTAGTAGTGGGCTCAAACCATCATCTAGACAGGTGATGACTTAGGGCTATGTTATCCCACGATTACATGTTGGCACCCCGAGCAGCTTGCGGCTGTTAATTACTGTTAATCCTGTACGCGTGTATAAAGGGAGTGAAGCAGCAACAGCATTTCGTCATATGCTGGATTTGTCCTCTCACAGTTGATATAAAAGAAGCCAAAACAGCCACAACAAAGCCTCTtctcaagaagaagaagaagaaaggaggaaATCAGTTGTCCCTCAGCATGTCCAGTCTTGTCAGTTTGTCCATATTAGTCCACAGATGGCACCAAAGTCAGGCATGTGTGTTGGCATTGAATTCACCTCATTCCAAGACTCCTGGAGCCTATTTTGGAGCATCTGTAAGCCGATCCGTCCCGCCACCTCTTCGCTCCTCCCTGTTTCTCTTACTTTCCCCTCAGCTCTGTTTTCCCAGCCAAACCTGATGGTGTGGCTAAAGTTAGCCCCCCGTGGGCTAGTATATAAGGCCCCTAGGGTCCGATGCTTACATGTCAGTCACATCGGCTTGGCGTAGGCTTCTCTTCTTGACCACCAACAACCCCAGAAACTTGAGAGATGGTGAGTGTGGCCATGTTGTTTGGAAGAGCAGTCTCTAGGGACCTAAACTGATGAGAGCATCACTGATACAGTTGCTATCTGGATTACCAGCAGCCGATGAAGCTGAGCATCCCAAACTTTGGATTTGGACCCAGTCTAAATTTTTATCTGCTGGCTTGAGCCAAAGTTTGACTAACATCTCAAACCTTAATCATGGTGAAATACTGAAATACTTAAGACTTTTGGATATGGCTTATTATTGGTCCCTGAAGccattaaaaagtattttagaTTCAAAATGGATGGGGAAAAAAGTCTGTGTGATCAAAATGTGTGATGTCTTTAACAGTTTGGCAAAAGCCTTCAGATACAGTGATTAATTAGACTTTTTGGAGAGTTTTTTTCATTGATCTCAGTTTCAATAAGAATATAGATTTAactgaaacaaacattttaggACCCCAGTGTGTCCTTTTCCTTTTGACCTCAGGGCATCCTTGACTGTCCTTGTGTTTTTTACTTAGCCAGGATTGCTATGTCTGCTAGTGAAGTCTGTGTGGCTGGTGTTTTgcatgtttaaagtgtgttttacctTCCATCATCTCCCAGGCACCCAAGAAGGCCAAGAGGAGGCAGCAGCAGGGTGAGGGTGGATCCTCCAATGTGTTCTCCATGTTTGAGCAGAGCCAGATCCAGGAGTACAAGGAGGTAAAATTTTCTTTATCATATCTCACATACTTAGAGCTAAATCTTTCTAGCCGTATAGACGTGGGTCTTTGTCGGCCATGTGGGAAAAGGGACATTTTGTACTCCATTCATTTGACCTCGGAGGTAACTTGAGGAGGCTATAGACCTGATCAGGTGACCGCGTAAGAGCAAGAATGTCCTCGTCAGCAATGGCAGGACAGTAAATCAGTTTTTCCGATGACAGCAGCTACCTCTCCCCCTGGGGTAGCTCAGTAATTCTCCTCGGAGACTCGAAACACTCACTCTGTGACCCCACTGGAATTCAGCCCAACAGCTGGTGGGCAGTAATATTAATGAAAGCAGGAAAGAGGGGCTCGAGAAGAAACATTCAAGGTCCGAAAGTTGAGTCTGTATtttgaaggaaaagaaagagcaACAACATATTTTTTGTTAATTCAAGTAAGTTTTTCCCAACAATTAGAGATGTAGCACTTTGCTCAATTAGGAAATTAATGTTGCTATTAGTGTACAACAAAGCAGGAGTCTTTCTGGAGTTTTTCCTGTATTCaggcagaaagaaaagagaatacAGTGGCGACAGTAGCTGAAATAACATTGGGGACAGGGTCATCAGATTTAGTCACAAGGCAGAAAAGGGGAGGGGGGTGACAGCTGTAATCAATGCCTCCTCCTTAAATGTCGCAAGGGGCTTGTCTCAGATTCCGAGACCATTTTAACACCTTAGAAAGACAAGTGGCCGGCCAGCTGCCAGGTCCCAAAAGGTTTGCAATGCCATCTTTGGTTTCACTGGATGCTACGCCCAGCTATGTGGGGCAAGAGGTGGAGACGGCCACCACATTTACACGTTTATGTTGGCAGGCAATCTCACGCACACAATTATCATAAGCGAGTCTTATGACTAGGACTTGTGAGAAACGTGAGGATCTCAGTTTTCACTTTTAATTAATCGTGGTTCAGTTTGTAATTACGGGGCTCACGAATGTCACCTGAGGAGGTGTTGAACCTTTAATGTATCGAGAATAACTTTTTATTCCTTGATTCCTTACCTCACTGTCTCCGGCAGGCTTTCACAATCATCGACCAGAACAGAGATGGCATCATCAGCAAGGACGATCTGAGGGATGTGCTGGCCACCATGGGCCAACTGAATGTGAAGAATGAGGAGCTGGAGGCCATGGTGAAGGAGGCCAGTGGCCCCATCAACTTCACCGTCTTCCTGACCATGTTCGGCGAGAAGCTGAAGGGTGCGTCGACACATAGAACCTCCCTTGCTCATCACTTTTCGTCTTATTCCGGACATTTTCCCCACATCACATGCTTGATAGAATCAGGAttctttaacttttaaattttTACCTCCAAACAAGTCAGGTATCTGTCCACTACAGTGGACACTATGCATCAACAGTATAACAAGCGTTTCAATGGAAGTCAATATAGGTCTGAAAAGCCAATTGTTTGAGAAGGGGCGTTCTGGGCCCTATCCAACTacagtctctgtgggcccccaCCCTCCttctcttgatccatgtctatctttttttttttcaaagtcaatttgctttctttcctttttcttcttttcttattTGGAACCCTAATTTCCCTTTCTTCAGGAAGACATTACAGCAGTCATTCACTCGGCTCTAGTTGCGTTTAAAGTCAATTCAAGTGCAGTGGCGGACCAAACCATTTTTCATCTTTAAGGGGTGAGGGTGGGTTCAGAAAGCTTCtactatttatttatatatagttCAGTCTTTCAACCAATTTATTCatacaattttaatttagttacGGCACTTATTACTTAGAAATaaacaattacaaacaaaaacaaactttttatttCAGGCTTTTTGAGTGCCTGCTTCCCATTGGGGCCCTGGGTAATCCCACTGTTCCCTCCACTACAATGCCCCTGGGTTTGAATACAGATAAGAGCATTAAATTACAACAGATGTAGTCGAGAAAGTTCATGAGCTCCATTGAATCGCTTTTTATACCGTTGGTGCATGGTGTCCTCTGCAGTGGACCGATTCGTATACCCTATGGCACATGACTATTTCAGTCCCTGAAGTACTTCTATCCAGAATTTAGTCATTTTTTCCTTCACATTTTTGTAACATCTTATGTCTGGTTTCCTATAAATAGCAACAGTTATCCCTGGGTACTTGGTGCATCTCCTCTTCCCTACGCCATTTTAAAGTTATGGTGCCTCATCTCAAAATGCCAAAGAGATCTAAAGATAATAATCAAGTGGAATTGAAGACAACACTTTAGGGGTGTTTGGGACATGGTATTATAACCTAAATGtttcaaaatgaattaaattaacAGGCTGCTTTTGCTGTTAGGTGCTGACCCCGAGGACGTCATTGTTAGCGCTTTCAAGGTCCTGGACCCCGAGGGCACTGGCGCCATCAAGAAGGAATTGTAAGGGCTTCTATCTTTAACTTACCCTCCATCACAACAGTCTTAGTTCTTAGTGACACAATTATGAATCATGATGCACCATCTGGTATTCATTTTTATCCATTTCCCCTCTCCAGCCTCGAGGAGCTCCTGACCACCCAGTGCGACAGGTTCACCGCTGAGGAGGTGAGTTGATCCGTCTTTGGCTCGCTCATATTCTAGCTGTCTTCTAGTTGTTCAGGGTTGTAAGTATTTCTCTAATCTCCCTCTGCAGATGACCAACCTGTGGGCTGCTTTCCCCCCTGATGTGGCTGGCAATGTGGACTACAAGAACATCTGCTACGTCATCACACACGGAGAGGACAAGGAGGAGTAAAATCCACCTCTCTCAAGCTCTCTACCTCCGCTCAAACCCATACTCGACCCACCATCTACTCACTCCCCTCCTCTCCGATGACGCGGCTTCCTTGCACACTTCCACGCTTCTCCAGCCCGCTCTTTCCGCTTGCCAGCTCACTACAAAAAGACTTGTCTCCTTTACTGAGATCCTCAGTGAGAGGACTGAAGGCTGTggagggtgtttgtgtgtgagtacCAACAGGGGGACATGGgattattttcaataaaaaataatcttgtgGCACCGAAacactctctccatctctgtcccTGCCTCTTCTTCCTCCGTCTTTTCCACCATCACTCATTCTGTCCTTCTGTGTTGAGGCCAACAGTGCATGCATCATACCTACATGCGGCGTGTATGCATAATGCAGTCCAGTGTATACAGCGGTCAGTTAAAAGTGTCTCTTGGGTGCTGTGGTGCATGCACAGTCACTTACTTGAAACAAGTAGCAGCCTGACACGAGTGGTCTGTTAGTCTCAACCTCACGCAGAGTGTTTTATGGATCTGTCCCTCTGTTTATAATAGAGGAGGTGCACAGTAAGAGTGAGGGTACTGCACTATAATAGTTTGCCTACCCCCTCTCTTTTGaatctgtccctccctctctgaaACACAGGTACGAACGGAAAAGTTGCAGTGAAAAATAGGAAAGCATGGTCTTGTAAATAGAGAAAGAGATGGTGAAAGATGGTGAGCGGGAggcaggaaagaaaagaaacaaaaggaaaagcGTCTTTGTTTTTGgctcttcttcctccctctcactGCTGTTTCTCTCCTGTTGTTGTGATTGTGTCTGTAACAAATAAAGAAGTACAAATAAAATCCACTATCTTTCGTATGACACTGTGTCTGTTGGTTTAAGTGGGGATGTGGGTGATAAAGCACTGCTGGTGTAGAGCACTGACTGCACACTGACTGTAATATGCATATATCATCTGAGGCCCAGTAGGtaagaattgcagattgcagctgaaacttctccccgGTTaggattccctcagtgttcattggtcaagacatttttacagggagccgaattatctagaggtctcctcctctatAAAATAAACATACCCAGTGAATCAAAccactaaaaacactgagtaaagcatGTTAAAAATCAGCGTATTTCTGACACTGCTCGTTGTAGAGGTGCTGCTAACCACAGTGGCCGGCGCAAAAACACCAATTGCCTATCTACATCTATAGATTACTATAGAAAgtgaatgaaattattttttcttcgactccagctgctgtgagaggcagtttattaatgtatgtaaaactctccatggtatgaacagtggttacatgagtttcaaaaccagccacaactcagccctgagcagagtgaccgtcctctattgaccaatcaacggactgcagtgttcacagctccaccttttagtaccagatctgtgtgctaggtaccccaacagaagggtgaccaa from Epinephelus fuscoguttatus linkage group LG20, E.fuscoguttatus.final_Chr_v1 includes:
- the mylpfb gene encoding myosin regulatory light chain 2, skeletal muscle, with the translated sequence MAPKKAKRRQQQGEGGSSNVFSMFEQSQIQEYKEAFTIIDQNRDGIISKDDLRDVLATMGQLNVKNEELEAMVKEASGPINFTVFLTMFGEKLKGADPEDVIVSAFKVLDPEGTGAIKKEFLEELLTTQCDRFTAEEMTNLWAAFPPDVAGNVDYKNICYVITHGEDKEE